Proteins from a single region of Dasypus novemcinctus isolate mDasNov1 chromosome 16, mDasNov1.1.hap2, whole genome shotgun sequence:
- the MC4R gene encoding melanocortin receptor 4, which translates to MNSTRHHGMHTSLHFWNRSSYGLHSNASESLGKGYSDGGCYEQLFVSPEVFVTLGAISLLENILVIVAIAKNKNLHSPMYFFICSLAVADMLVSISNGSETIVIILLNSTDSDAQSFTVNIDNVLDSVICSSLLASICSLLSIAVDRYFTIFYALQYHNIMTVKRVGIIISGIWAACTVSGVLFIIYSESSAAIICLITMFFTMLALMASLYVHMFLMARLHIKRIAVLPGPGAIRPGANMKGAITLTILIGVFVVCWAPFFLHLIFYISCPQNPYCTCFMSHFNLYLILIMCNSIIDPLIYALRSQELRKTFKEIICCYPLGGLCDLSSRY; encoded by the coding sequence ATGAATTCCACTCGCCACCATGGGATGCACACCTCTCTCCACTTCTGGAACCGCAGCAGCTACGGACTGCACAGCAATGCCAGTGAGTCCCTTGGGAAAGGCTACTCCGATGGAGGGTGCTACGAGCAACTTTTTGTCTCTCCGGAGGTGTTTGTGACGCTGGGTGCGATCAGCTTACTGGAGAATATCCTGGTGATTGTGGCAATAGCCAAGAACAAGAATCTGCATTcccccatgtactttttcatCTGCAGCCTAGCCGTGGCTGATATGTTGGTGAGCATTTCGAATGGATCCGAAACCATTGTCATCATCCTGTTGAACAGTACGGATTCGGACGCGCAGAGTTTCACCGTGAATATTGATAATGTCCTTGACTCAGTGATCTGTAGCTCCTTGCTTGCATCCATTTGCAGCCTGCTTTCAATTGCAGTGGACAGGTATTTCACTATCTTTTATGCTCTCCAGTACCATAACATTATGACAGTTAAGCGGGTGGGGATCATCATCAGTGGCATCTGGGCAGCGTGCACGGTTTCAGGCGTTCTGTTCATCATTTACTCAGAAAGCAGCGCCGCCATCATCTGCCTCATCACCATGTTCTTCACCATGCTGGCTCTCATGGCTTCCCTCTATGTCCACATGTTTCTGATGGCCAGACTTCACATCAAAAGGATCGCTGTCCTCCCCGGCCCCGGCGCCATCCGCCCAGGTGCCAACATGAAGGGGGCCATTACCCTGACCATTTTGATTGGGGTCTTTGTTGTCTGCTGGGCTCCATTCTTTCTCCACCTAATATTCTATATCTCTTGCCCCCAGAATCCATACTGCACATGCTTCATGTCTCACTTTAACTTGTATCTCATACTGATCATGTGTAATTCCATCATTGATCCTCTCATTTATGCACTCCGGAGCCAAGAACTGAGGAAAACCTTCAAAGAGATCATCTGTTGCTATCCTCTAGGAGGCCTCTGTGATTTGTCTAGCAGATATTAA